One Persicobacter psychrovividus DNA window includes the following coding sequences:
- the proS gene encoding proline--tRNA ligase translates to MSKGLPKRSEDYSLWYNELVKRADLAENSAVRGCMVIKPYGFAIWEKMQAVLDKMFKDTGHSNAYFPLLIPKSYLSKEADHVEGFAKECAVVTHYRLKNNDAGDGVVVDPAAKLEEELIIRPTSETVIWSTYKNWIQSYRDLPVLVNQWANVMRWEMRTRLFLRTAEFLWQEGHTAHATKMEAIEEAEQMHEVYARFAEDFMAMPVVKGTKSESERFAGALETYTIEALMQDGKALQAGTSHFLGQNFAKAFDVKFQSKEGKLEHVWGTSWGVSTRLMGALIMAHSDDEGLVLPPKLAPIQVVIVPIYRKEEELEAISDKVKEIKAALLKRGISVKFDNRDTFKPGFKFAEWELKGVPVRLAMGPRDLANGTVEVARRDTKEKNTYALEGIDATVEQLLEEIQNNIFTKALTYRDEHITEVSSYEEFKKVLEDKGGFVAAYFDGTKATEDKIQDETKASTRCFPVDWKDSEEGPCMITGKPGKKYLFAKAY, encoded by the coding sequence ATGAGTAAGGGATTACCAAAAAGAAGCGAAGATTATTCGCTATGGTACAACGAATTAGTAAAAAGAGCGGATCTCGCTGAAAATTCTGCTGTTCGTGGCTGTATGGTTATCAAGCCCTATGGCTTTGCCATCTGGGAAAAAATGCAAGCCGTATTGGACAAGATGTTCAAAGACACCGGCCACAGCAACGCTTACTTCCCCTTGCTGATCCCGAAATCTTATTTAAGCAAAGAAGCGGACCACGTTGAGGGTTTCGCTAAGGAATGTGCCGTTGTAACACATTACCGACTAAAAAATAATGATGCCGGAGACGGTGTGGTCGTTGACCCTGCTGCAAAGCTGGAAGAGGAGCTGATCATCCGCCCAACTTCAGAAACGGTGATCTGGTCCACTTACAAAAACTGGATTCAGTCTTACCGCGACCTTCCCGTGTTGGTCAATCAGTGGGCCAATGTGATGCGCTGGGAAATGCGTACCCGCTTGTTCTTGCGTACTGCTGAATTCCTGTGGCAGGAAGGGCACACGGCCCATGCTACAAAAATGGAAGCCATTGAAGAGGCAGAACAAATGCACGAAGTATATGCCCGTTTTGCGGAGGACTTCATGGCCATGCCTGTTGTAAAAGGTACAAAATCTGAAAGTGAACGTTTCGCTGGTGCTTTGGAAACCTATACCATCGAGGCATTAATGCAAGATGGCAAAGCGCTTCAGGCAGGAACTTCCCACTTCCTGGGTCAAAATTTCGCCAAAGCCTTTGATGTAAAATTCCAGTCCAAAGAAGGAAAGTTGGAGCACGTTTGGGGTACTTCATGGGGGGTTTCTACCCGTTTGATGGGCGCCCTGATTATGGCGCACTCCGATGATGAAGGATTGGTATTGCCGCCAAAACTGGCACCTATCCAGGTGGTCATTGTTCCTATTTACCGTAAGGAGGAAGAATTGGAAGCCATCAGCGATAAGGTCAAAGAAATTAAAGCAGCCTTGTTGAAAAGAGGAATCTCTGTAAAATTTGACAACCGCGATACTTTCAAGCCTGGTTTCAAATTCGCCGAGTGGGAATTGAAAGGGGTACCGGTTCGTTTGGCTATGGGACCTCGTGATCTGGCCAATGGCACCGTAGAAGTTGCCCGCCGCGACACCAAAGAGAAAAATACTTATGCCCTTGAGGGCATCGATGCGACTGTTGAACAGTTACTCGAAGAAATTCAAAATAACATCTTCACCAAAGCACTCACTTACCGTGACGAGCACATCACGGAAGTAAGCTCTTACGAAGAGTTTAAAAAAGTATTGGAAGACAAAGGCGGTTTTGTGGCCGCTTATTTCGATGGCACCAAAGCCACTGAAGATAAAATTCAGGACGAAACAAAAGCCTCTACAAGATGCTTCCCAGTAGACTGGAAAGACTCCGAAGAGGGGCCGTGTATGATTACCGGAAAGCCTGGTAAAAAATACTTGTTCGCCAAAGCTTATTAA